A window of Streptomyces sp. SAI-127 contains these coding sequences:
- a CDS encoding PLP-dependent aminotransferase family protein — MAKPRATFGVDLHLEPTGGGVRRGLTDALREAVRTGRLAPGTRLPSSRALAADLGIARNTVADAYADLVAEGWLTARQGSATRVSDRTVVPPAGAPPRPREPGRPTHNLVPGTPDLASFPRAQWLKAARRALATAPYQALDYGDPRGRIELRTALAGYLSRARGVRADPEHILVCAGFSHGLRLLGAVLRARGARTVAVESYGLDVHWNLLAAAGLRTVSLPFDERGTDPGELTDEAAVLLTPAHQFPMGGTLHRDRRAAVVEWARRTGGLVVEDDYDGEFRYDRQPVGALQGLDPDHVVHAGTASKSLAPGLRLGWLVLPPGLMEEVLAAKGGIDSCGSLDQLTLAEFLVSGAYDRHVRAARLRYRRRRDALVAELARRAPRVHATGIAAGLHVVLRLPPGTEQSALRAAAWQGLAVHGLHRYQHPEATVERRDALVVGYGTPPDHAWSGALEALCAVLPE, encoded by the coding sequence GCACCGGCCGCCTCGCGCCCGGCACCCGGCTGCCCTCCTCCCGCGCCCTCGCCGCCGACCTGGGCATCGCCCGCAACACCGTCGCCGACGCCTACGCCGACCTGGTCGCCGAGGGCTGGCTCACCGCCCGCCAGGGCTCGGCCACCCGCGTCTCGGACCGTACGGTCGTCCCGCCGGCCGGCGCCCCGCCCCGGCCCCGCGAACCCGGGCGCCCCACCCACAACCTCGTCCCCGGCACCCCCGACCTCGCCTCCTTCCCGCGCGCGCAGTGGCTCAAGGCCGCCCGTCGCGCCCTCGCCACCGCCCCCTACCAGGCCCTCGACTACGGCGACCCACGGGGCCGCATCGAACTGCGCACCGCCCTCGCGGGCTACCTCTCCCGCGCCCGCGGGGTGCGCGCCGACCCCGAACACATCCTGGTCTGCGCCGGGTTCTCGCACGGCCTGCGCCTCCTCGGCGCGGTGCTGCGGGCCCGGGGCGCTCGGACGGTCGCCGTGGAGTCGTACGGCCTCGACGTGCACTGGAACCTGCTCGCGGCCGCCGGTCTGCGGACCGTCTCCCTGCCGTTCGACGAACGCGGCACGGACCCGGGCGAATTGACCGACGAGGCCGCGGTCCTGCTCACCCCCGCCCACCAGTTCCCGATGGGCGGCACCCTGCACCGCGACCGGCGGGCGGCCGTCGTCGAGTGGGCGCGCCGCACCGGCGGCCTGGTCGTCGAGGACGACTACGACGGCGAGTTCCGCTACGACCGCCAGCCCGTCGGCGCCCTCCAGGGCCTGGACCCCGACCACGTCGTCCACGCGGGCACGGCCAGCAAGTCCCTCGCCCCCGGCCTCCGGTTGGGCTGGCTGGTGCTGCCGCCCGGCCTCATGGAGGAGGTGCTGGCCGCCAAGGGCGGCATCGACTCCTGCGGCTCCCTCGACCAGCTGACCCTCGCCGAGTTCCTCGTCTCCGGCGCCTACGACCGTCACGTGCGCGCCGCCCGACTGCGGTACCGGCGACGCCGTGACGCCCTGGTCGCCGAGCTCGCGCGGCGGGCCCCGAGGGTCCACGCCACGGGGATCGCCGCCGGTCTGCACGTGGTGCTGCGGCTCCCGCCGGGCACCGAGCAGTCGGCGCTGCGGGCGGCGGCCTGGCAGGGCCTCGCGGTCCACGGGCTGCACCGCTACCAGCACCCCGAGGCCACCGTCGAGCGGCGCGACGCGCTCGTCGTGGGCTACGGGACACCGCCGGACCACGCCTGGTCGGGAGCGCTGGAGGCGCTGTGCGCGGTGCTGCCCGAATAA